In the Phaseolus vulgaris cultivar G19833 chromosome 7, P. vulgaris v2.0, whole genome shotgun sequence genome, one interval contains:
- the LOC137828203 gene encoding DEAD-box ATP-dependent RNA helicase 16-like, protein MVDFLLQDVAKSVTRIAVRESRAQDLRNEILNSEKLKAHFETNPRDLDLLKYDKILSKNEPPPHLRDVPDYLLEKPTKEAREMVKLARDAIGNNNKRRKGPKKKLRKDGDPLKALV, encoded by the exons ATGGTTGACTTTCTCTTGCAGGATGTTGCCAAGAGTGTAACTAGAATTGCTGTCCGAGAGTCACGAGCCCAAGATTTGAGGAATGAAATTTTGAACTCTGAAAA gttGAAAGCCCATTTTGAGACTAATCCAAGAGACCTAG ATCTACTGAAGTATGACAAAATTTTGAGCAAGAATGAGCCACCTCCGCACCTACGTGATGTTCCTGACTACCTATTAGAGAAACCAACGAAAGAGGCAAGGGAAATGGTTAAACTTGCAAGGGATGCAATAGGAAATAATAATAAACGCCGCAAAGGACCcaagaaaaaattaagaaaagatgGAGACCCTTTGAAGGCTTTGGTATGA